The following proteins are encoded in a genomic region of Methanoculleus bourgensis MS2:
- a CDS encoding acetyl-CoA decarbonylase/synthase complex subunit delta, translating to MTNSSEPGSEVLEVRLGATRAEGGTREVSYVIGGERDLPFLGNRPDQLLVALEVCDDPRFSPPVVRDYVGDLANNPDEWARAAERTYGADLVRLNFTSTKQRRFDAFGEIAATMDQVLAATTRPLIVEGSSEPELDSEVFRRCGEAGEGERLLLGTAEADRYRSVAAAALAYGHAVIAQSPIDINLAKQLNILLRETGIPRDRIVIDPYTGALGYGFEYSYSVMERVRLAGLAGDADLAMPMISAPADTLSVREVREAAPADRDAMAVAWEFYTAYSAFVAGASIVCVRHPLSVKKLHEALEV from the coding sequence GTGACCAACAGCAGTGAACCGGGATCGGAGGTTCTGGAAGTCAGGCTCGGCGCCACCCGGGCCGAAGGAGGAACCCGGGAGGTCTCCTACGTGATCGGAGGTGAGCGGGATCTCCCGTTCCTGGGGAACAGGCCGGATCAGCTCCTCGTGGCGCTTGAGGTCTGTGACGACCCCCGGTTCTCGCCGCCCGTGGTCCGCGACTATGTGGGCGACCTCGCAAACAACCCTGACGAGTGGGCACGGGCTGCGGAGCGCACCTACGGTGCCGACCTCGTGCGGCTGAACTTCACGAGCACGAAGCAGCGGAGGTTTGATGCGTTCGGGGAGATTGCCGCGACGATGGACCAGGTGCTTGCGGCGACGACCCGGCCCCTGATCGTGGAGGGGAGCAGCGAGCCGGAACTCGACAGCGAGGTCTTCAGGCGGTGCGGGGAGGCGGGAGAGGGTGAGCGGCTCCTCCTCGGGACCGCGGAGGCCGACCGCTACCGGAGCGTCGCCGCAGCGGCGCTGGCCTACGGTCATGCGGTGATCGCCCAGTCGCCCATCGACATCAACCTCGCGAAGCAGTTGAACATCCTCCTCCGCGAGACCGGCATACCAAGGGACCGGATCGTGATCGACCCCTACACGGGAGCGCTCGGCTACGGGTTTGAGTACTCCTACTCGGTGATGGAGCGGGTACGTCTCGCTGGCCTCGCCGGGGATGCGGACCTTGCGATGCCGATGATCAGCGCTCCCGCCGATACCCTCTCGGTCCGTGAGGTGCGGGAGGCCGCACCGGCGGATCGGGACGCGATGGCGGTCGCCTGGGAGTTCTACACCGCCTACTCCGCATTCGTGGCCGGCGCATCGATTGTCTGCGTCCGCCATCCTCTGTCCGTGAAGAAACTCCATGAGGCCCTGGAGGTGTGA
- the acsB gene encoding acetyl-CoA decarbonylase/synthase complex subunit alpha/beta, translated as MDTVDAAIERGRTALDARMRALAGRLAYADTAYALPVTYAVTGIAVRDADGAREAYRQSGNNLLIACECLMAAGGGVASPYTGFIPDAVLRRLGYTLVDGSVTGLGLLVGTPENPDAAAAVCREMQEKYLLTFLAGGVVEALAGAGVRLGLDYRLVPLGPQSAHGIHFADIIARVAMMFGGVQPGDVQSLLGYAAERAKAFVVAFPGLTDEEIAFVDALRVLGIPILAAGGTYEGGAWVPVAPADAVRIGMDLRGIRVTVTAIPIPMACSPAFEGKSIRKEEMYVEFGGGRTPAFELLRMRPREEVEDGSVTVVGPEVDDVLEGAALPLAILVDVAGARMKADYEPVLERRIHTFINYGEGSWHVAQRDLIWVRFSKDAVAKGVRIRDIGTLLAHKFKLEFPEHVDAVQVTLVTDGKKVREMLPEAREIYARRDERIAGMRDEDVETFYSCTLCQTFAPNHVCVITPERPALCGAITWLDARIAHEISPAGANQPVEKGEVVDADLGEFLGVNRFVKKASRGEVDRISLYSMLENPMTACGCFECIAAVVPEVNGILIVSRDFPGETPLGMTFSTLAGTIGGGAQTPGFVGISKNYILSDRFLQAENGIVRVVWMPSSLKEELGDRLRAKLAERGMPDLFEKIADEVSALTIEDLIEYLERVGHPALGMRPLI; from the coding sequence ATGGATACTGTTGATGCGGCGATAGAGCGCGGACGCACCGCACTGGACGCGAGAATGCGAGCGCTCGCCGGGCGGCTCGCCTACGCGGACACGGCATACGCTCTTCCCGTGACCTACGCCGTCACCGGGATTGCCGTGCGGGACGCGGACGGGGCGCGGGAGGCGTACAGGCAGTCCGGCAACAACCTCCTCATCGCCTGCGAGTGCCTGATGGCCGCCGGGGGCGGTGTCGCGAGCCCATACACCGGATTCATCCCGGACGCAGTCCTCCGGAGGCTCGGCTACACCCTGGTCGACGGGAGCGTCACCGGCCTTGGTCTCCTCGTCGGGACGCCGGAGAACCCCGATGCTGCGGCGGCCGTCTGCCGGGAGATGCAGGAGAAGTACCTGCTCACGTTCCTTGCCGGAGGAGTCGTGGAGGCTCTCGCCGGTGCCGGCGTCCGCCTGGGGCTGGATTACCGCCTGGTGCCGCTCGGGCCGCAGAGCGCTCACGGCATCCACTTTGCCGACATCATCGCCCGGGTTGCCATGATGTTTGGAGGGGTGCAGCCTGGAGACGTCCAGTCCCTGCTCGGGTACGCCGCGGAGCGGGCAAAGGCGTTTGTGGTCGCGTTCCCGGGCCTCACTGACGAAGAGATTGCGTTCGTCGACGCTCTCCGGGTGCTCGGGATACCCATCCTCGCGGCCGGCGGCACCTACGAGGGGGGAGCCTGGGTCCCAGTCGCCCCCGCCGACGCCGTCCGGATCGGGATGGATCTCCGGGGTATCCGGGTCACGGTCACGGCGATCCCGATACCTATGGCCTGCTCGCCTGCATTTGAGGGGAAGAGCATCCGCAAGGAAGAGATGTACGTGGAGTTCGGCGGCGGCCGGACCCCGGCCTTTGAACTCCTCCGAATGCGGCCCCGGGAGGAGGTTGAGGATGGTTCGGTCACCGTCGTCGGGCCTGAGGTGGACGATGTCCTGGAGGGCGCCGCCCTCCCGCTCGCGATCCTGGTGGACGTCGCCGGCGCGAGGATGAAGGCAGATTATGAGCCGGTGCTTGAGCGGCGGATTCACACCTTCATCAACTACGGCGAGGGGTCCTGGCATGTCGCCCAGCGAGACCTCATCTGGGTCAGGTTCTCGAAGGATGCGGTCGCAAAGGGCGTCAGGATCCGGGATATCGGGACGCTGCTTGCCCACAAGTTCAAGCTGGAGTTCCCGGAGCACGTCGACGCGGTTCAGGTGACGCTGGTCACTGACGGGAAGAAGGTCCGGGAGATGCTTCCGGAGGCGCGGGAGATCTACGCCCGGCGGGACGAGCGGATCGCCGGGATGAGGGACGAGGACGTGGAGACCTTCTACTCCTGCACCCTCTGTCAGACGTTCGCGCCAAACCACGTCTGCGTCATCACGCCGGAGAGGCCGGCGCTTTGCGGGGCGATCACCTGGCTCGACGCCAGGATCGCTCACGAGATCTCACCTGCCGGGGCGAACCAGCCGGTCGAGAAGGGGGAGGTGGTCGATGCGGACCTCGGGGAGTTTTTGGGGGTGAACCGGTTCGTGAAGAAGGCATCACGCGGCGAGGTCGACCGGATCTCCCTCTACAGTATGCTTGAGAACCCTATGACGGCCTGCGGATGTTTCGAGTGTATCGCGGCCGTCGTCCCTGAGGTGAACGGTATCCTGATCGTCAGCCGCGACTTCCCCGGAGAGACGCCGCTCGGGATGACTTTTTCAACGCTCGCCGGGACGATCGGGGGTGGTGCGCAGACGCCCGGGTTTGTCGGCATATCAAAGAACTACATCTTAAGCGACCGGTTCCTCCAGGCCGAGAACGGCATCGTGCGGGTGGTCTGGATGCCGTCCTCCTTAAAGGAGGAACTTGGGGACCGGTTGCGGGCGAAACTCGCTGAGCGGGGGATGCCTGACCTCTTTGAGAAGATCGCAGACGAGGTCTCGGCACTGACGATCGAAGACCTGATCGAGTACCTTGAGCGTGTCGGCCACCCCGCGCTTGGTATGAGGCCGCTGATCTAG
- the acsC gene encoding acetyl-CoA decarbonylase/synthase complex subunit gamma — translation MAMKALDIYKLLPKTNCKKCGHPTCLAFAMKLATGKVEVEACPDLDSGTKALLGGATRPPVRLVEVGVGERSVAVGEEFVLFRHEKTFYHPPGIMVQVSDTWPEERVRSIVETVRERVVHRVGMDLVLTGVAVRDESGSPDRFAETVALAGGGSALPLVLIASDPVSHEAALAVTGHYQPLVHAATEENRQDIVALAKRYGCPLAVRAADPAGLAVIARECADAGVSDLMLDPAPRSLRDYIAAATEIRRAAIGRTEPALGYPIFLDTTPLGETDAALAAGILKYAGIIVVPLLPSASVEAALTLRQNIYTDPQKPIQVTPGLYPVNEPGRGAPVLLTVNFSLTYFTLLGYLEASRIPSYLFVVDTEGLSVLTAVAGGKLTETLVADSLRNFRAPELVDHRLLIIPGYAAPLSGKIEDATGWKVMVGPRDAAELAGYLEKEWVV, via the coding sequence ATGGCGATGAAGGCGCTTGACATCTACAAACTCCTCCCGAAGACGAACTGCAAGAAGTGCGGACATCCCACCTGCCTTGCCTTCGCGATGAAACTCGCCACCGGGAAGGTGGAGGTCGAGGCCTGTCCTGACCTCGATTCCGGGACGAAAGCCCTGCTCGGCGGGGCGACCCGGCCGCCTGTCCGGCTTGTCGAGGTCGGCGTGGGCGAGCGGTCGGTTGCTGTCGGGGAGGAGTTCGTCCTCTTCCGGCATGAGAAGACCTTCTACCACCCGCCCGGGATTATGGTGCAGGTCTCAGACACCTGGCCGGAGGAGCGGGTGCGCTCCATCGTAGAGACGGTCCGGGAGAGGGTCGTCCACCGGGTGGGGATGGACCTCGTCCTGACCGGGGTTGCGGTCAGAGACGAGAGCGGATCTCCCGACCGGTTCGCCGAGACCGTGGCGCTGGCCGGGGGCGGGAGTGCCCTCCCCCTGGTGCTGATCGCTAGCGACCCCGTATCCCATGAGGCTGCTCTCGCGGTCACCGGGCACTACCAGCCGCTGGTCCACGCCGCAACCGAGGAAAACCGGCAGGATATCGTCGCGCTCGCGAAACGGTACGGCTGCCCCCTCGCGGTGCGGGCTGCTGACCCCGCAGGGCTCGCCGTGATCGCCCGGGAGTGCGCGGATGCCGGAGTTTCAGACCTCATGCTCGATCCCGCTCCGCGGTCGCTCCGGGACTATATCGCCGCCGCGACTGAGATCCGGAGGGCCGCCATTGGACGGACCGAACCCGCGCTCGGCTATCCCATCTTCCTTGACACAACACCCTTGGGGGAGACCGATGCAGCCCTTGCGGCAGGGATCCTGAAGTACGCCGGGATCATCGTCGTCCCCCTGCTCCCTTCTGCCTCCGTAGAAGCGGCGCTCACCCTGCGGCAGAACATCTACACCGACCCGCAGAAACCCATCCAGGTAACGCCCGGGCTCTACCCGGTCAACGAGCCCGGGCGCGGCGCCCCGGTCCTCCTCACGGTGAACTTCTCGCTCACCTACTTCACGCTGCTCGGCTACCTCGAGGCGTCCCGGATACCCTCCTACCTCTTCGTTGTGGACACCGAAGGCCTCTCGGTCCTTACGGCCGTCGCCGGCGGAAAACTGACAGAGACCCTCGTCGCAGACTCGCTCCGGAACTTCCGCGCCCCCGAGTTGGTGGACCACAGGCTGCTCATCATCCCCGGTTACGCCGCTCCCCTCTCCGGGAAGATCGAGGATGCGACCGGCTGGAAGGTGATGGTCGGCCCCCGGGATGCGGCCGAACTCGCCGGGTACCTGGAGAAGGAGTGGGTGGTCTGA